One stretch of Eupeodes corollae chromosome 2, idEupCoro1.1, whole genome shotgun sequence DNA includes these proteins:
- the LOC129944597 gene encoding ubiquinol-cytochrome-c reductase complex assembly factor 6: MPAGVSWGQYTKFFISAMISMMAGSQLVHIYYKPLQDIDVFIENEMKTVKQSKPSGSTT, encoded by the coding sequence ATGCCAGCTGGAGTTTCATGGGGACAGTATACCAAGTTCTTCATCAGTGCCATGATTTCCATGATGGCCGGATCGCAATTAGTTCACATTTACTACAAACCCTTACAAGATATTGATGTTTTCATCGAAAATGAGATGAAAACGGTCAAGCAATCAAAACCTAGTGGAAGCACAACTTGA
- the LOC129944594 gene encoding zinc finger protein 391-like has product MDVTSDNIDSFCRTCLDVMEPGSEINIYDTPNVAKWLVVCTSLDFERDDGFPSQICESCYSKIQTSYEFRVMCIKSFRELDGVVHAFSKLEIHRIELEDASGNLNSIQWLQLANKQEVNDEEFLVAHKRESSPITTDKIEDENSMDKSGNVLPKEVLDEEEIDHGVFSGFVDDSTDYDSTPEQDILDGVEESAEKKNTKKPPARRGRKPKDEDYTMPAYIKTPEIYNCEKCQKKFFKKERFDAHVRLHKGLKPYPCSLCDKSYNKSSHLKVHIGDVHTDHKEDFKCEYEGCDKVFRRRQTLRVHCRIKHSEVKYEPKIFICEECGKTFKNISALKEHRFKHTGEDYPYKCDQCGKGYVSQRTYRDHQMRHAGIKNFVCPYCGLRKTTKSELRIHINYHTKEKQWPCPECPQVFNSSANLGLHNRIVHKGIRRFKCKYCDQSFGKAETLKHHEMRHTGEKPHECNICKKRFIQVVALRAHLKTHNKAA; this is encoded by the exons atggACGTAACATCAGACAATATTGACTCTTTCTGTCGCACTTGCCTGGATGTGATGGAACCCGGTTCCGAAATAAACATTTACGATACTCCAAACGTAGCCAAGTGGCTTGTTGTCTGTACCTCTTTAGATTTTGAACGTGATGATGGTTTCCCAAGTCAAATTTGTGAATCGTGCTATAGCAAAATACAAACATCCTATGAATTCCGTGTAATGTGCATTAAATCATTTCGTGAACTAGACGGTGTTGTGCACGCATTTTCCAAGCTTGAAATCCACAGAATCGAGTTAGAAGATGCTTCGGGTAATTTAAATAGTATTCAATGGTTGCAACTGGCCAATAAACAAGAAGTAAATGATGAAGAATTCCTCGTTGCGCACAAAAGAGAG AGTTCTCCAATCACAACTGACAAAATTGAAGATGAAAACAGTATGGATAAGTCAGGTAATGTCCTACCAAAAGAAGTGCTCGATGAAGAGGAGATTGATCACGGTGTTTTCAGTGGTTTCGTTGATGATTCTACAGACTACGATTCCACACCGGAACAAGACATACTAGACGGAGTAGAAGAAAGCgcagaaaagaaaaacaccaaGAAACCACCAGCAAGACGTGGTAGGAAACCAAAAGATGAAGACTATACCATGCCAGCTTACATCAAGACACCAGAAATATACAATtgcgaaaaatgtcaaaagaaattcttcaaaaaagaaCGGTTTGACGCGCATGTTCGTCTTCACAAGGGCCTAAAGCCCTATCCATGTAGTCTTTGTGATAAGTCCTATAACAAATCATCGCACCTGAAGGTTCATATAGGAGACGTGCACACTGACCACAAGGAggactttaaatgcgaatacgAGGGTTGTGATAAGGTATTCCGTCGACGACAAACACTTCGGGTACACTGTCGCATAAAACACTCTGAAGTCAAATACGAACCCAAAATCTTCATTTGCGAAGAATGTGGCAAAACGTTCAAGAACATTAGTGCTCTGAAAGAGCATCGGTTTAAGCATACGGGCGAAGATTACCCATATAAGTGTGACCAATGTGGGAAGGGATATGTATCACAACGGACATATCGAGATCACCAAATGCGACATGCTGGGatcaagaattttgtttgtccTTATTGTGGCCTACGAAAAACGACGAAGAGTGAACTGCGGATTCATATTAATTATCACACCAAAGAAAAGCAATGGCCCTGTCCGGAATGTCCACAAGTATTCAATAGTTCTGCGAACCTTGGATTACACAATCGAATCGTTCACAAAGGCATACGACGGTTTAAGTGCAAATACTGTGATCAGAGCTTCGGGAAAGCCGAAACTCTCAAGCATCATGAAATGCGGCACACTGGTGAGAAACCGCACGAGtgtaatatttgtaaaaaacgtttCATCCAGGTGGTCGCGTTGCGAGCTCACTTGAAAACGCATAATAAGGCGgcttaa
- the LOC129944596 gene encoding platelet-activating factor acetylhydrolase IB subunit beta homolog, with amino-acid sequence MSSCSVPIPFPDTEGDERWMSVHKRFLSECREKDPDVIFLGDCILETLESTETWNQYFAPMHCLNFSIRNDRTENVLWRVENGELDNVRPKIVVLHVGTNNIENTPEEISDGVCEIVNQIRKKLPGTYIVLPTILPRGQLPNRLRDKNAEVNRLIKEKCIGLNRVQTVCIDKGLIQSDGTISHHDMFDYKNLTNTGSKKVFEPVYDLLSQILNENEPEKDLTPSE; translated from the exons ATGAGCTCTTGTTCAGTACCAATACCATTTCCGGACACCGAGGGTGACGAAAGGTGGATGAGTGTCCATAAACGATTCCTTTCTGAGTGCCGGGAAAAAGATCCAGACGTGATATTCTTGGGTGATTGTATTCTAGAAACTCTAGAATCCACGGAAACTTGGAATCAATATTTTGCACCTATGCACTGCCTGAACTTTAGCATACGAAATGACCGCACGGAAAACGTTCTGTGGCGAGTCGAAAATGGAGAGTTAGACAATGTGAGACCTAAG atagTTGTATTGCACGTCGGtacaaataatattgaaaatacacCCGAGGAGATATCTGATGGAGTGTGTGAAATAGTAaatcaaattcgaaaaaagctACCCGGTACATATATAGTTCTACCG ACAATTCTTCCACGGGGACAACTTCCAAATAGACTACGTGACAAAAACGCTGAAGTAAATCGGCTTATCAAAGAAAAGTGCATAGGTTTAAATCGAGTGCAAACAGTATGTATTGACAAAGGCCTAATACAATCGGATGGCACTATCAGCCATCACGATATGTTCGACTATAAGAATCTAACTAACACCGgttctaaaaaagtttttgaacctGTCTATGATCTACTGTCACAAATACTCAATGAAAATGAACCAGAAAAAGACCTCACACCGTCGGAATAA